The Thiomonas sp. FB-Cd genome includes a window with the following:
- a CDS encoding SDR family NAD(P)-dependent oxidoreductase, which translates to MHLNLNGKTSLVTGAATGIGRAIALAMAGAGAAVVVNHLGRAQLAEETVALIEAAGGTAWAVEADVSHGDAVRRMMDACLQRHGGIDILVNNAGILLERPFLDMRESEWDHVLATDLKSVFLCCQAALPAMLSRGNGCIINVASELGYLGRAGFAAYTAAKAGVITLTRSLAREFAPHVRVNAIAPGPVDTPMLALDHMSATWAAKEADVPMGRVGRPEEVAATAVFLASSHASYYCGQTLSPNGGALMV; encoded by the coding sequence ATGCATCTCAACCTCAACGGTAAAACCTCGCTCGTCACAGGCGCGGCCACCGGTATCGGGCGCGCCATCGCATTGGCCATGGCAGGTGCTGGCGCGGCGGTCGTCGTCAACCACCTCGGTCGCGCGCAATTGGCGGAAGAAACCGTGGCGCTGATCGAGGCCGCGGGTGGCACGGCCTGGGCGGTGGAGGCCGACGTATCCCACGGCGATGCCGTGCGCCGCATGATGGATGCGTGCCTGCAACGCCACGGCGGAATCGACATCCTGGTCAACAACGCCGGCATCCTGCTGGAAAGGCCGTTTCTGGACATGCGCGAATCGGAATGGGACCACGTCCTCGCGACCGACCTCAAGTCCGTGTTCCTGTGCTGCCAGGCTGCCCTTCCCGCCATGCTCAGCCGCGGCAATGGCTGCATCATCAACGTCGCGTCGGAACTCGGCTATCTCGGCCGCGCCGGGTTCGCCGCGTACACGGCCGCCAAGGCCGGAGTCATCACGCTGACCCGCTCGCTGGCACGTGAGTTCGCGCCGCACGTGCGTGTCAACGCCATTGCGCCAGGCCCGGTGGACACCCCCATGTTGGCGCTCGACCACATGAGCGCCACTTGGGCGGCGAAGGAAGCCGACGTGCCGATGGGTCGCGTCGGTCGGCCCGAGGAAGTCGCTGCCACGGCG
- a CDS encoding SDR family NAD(P)-dependent oxidoreductase, producing the protein MRDVDFSGKTVMVTGAGSGIGLAIARGFAERGAALALVDRSGPGLAAAAAQLGARCTVTLHAADLADGAAATALGDELQRGGVRLHVLVNNAGMEYATPLDDADPQADARWAALLHNNVASMYQLIRAMLPLLEPGATIINQSSIWGRTGVPYFSAYVASKHAVLGLTRSLAAELAPRGIRVNAVCPGWVRTDAAMRSLEAMASRRGVEPSVLLDEILAVQAIPELMGPDDIAGTFVFLASPLAKCITGQSIVVDNGELLH; encoded by the coding sequence GTGCGGGATGTCGACTTCTCCGGCAAGACGGTGATGGTCACTGGCGCAGGCAGTGGCATCGGGCTGGCCATCGCCCGCGGGTTCGCTGAGCGTGGTGCGGCGCTGGCGCTCGTCGACCGCTCAGGCCCCGGGCTTGCCGCCGCCGCCGCGCAACTCGGCGCGCGGTGCACGGTGACCCTGCACGCCGCGGACCTGGCCGATGGCGCTGCCGCGACTGCCCTTGGCGATGAACTGCAGCGTGGCGGTGTCAGGCTTCACGTCTTGGTCAACAACGCCGGCATGGAATACGCCACGCCGCTGGACGACGCCGATCCGCAGGCCGACGCGCGCTGGGCCGCCTTGCTGCACAACAACGTTGCCAGCATGTACCAGCTCATCCGCGCCATGCTGCCGCTGCTGGAGCCTGGCGCGACCATCATCAACCAGTCTTCCATCTGGGGCCGCACCGGTGTGCCTTATTTTTCCGCCTACGTCGCGAGCAAGCACGCGGTGCTCGGCCTCACACGTTCCCTGGCCGCGGAACTTGCACCACGTGGCATCCGCGTCAACGCCGTGTGCCCAGGCTGGGTTCGCACCGATGCGGCCATGCGTTCGCTGGAGGCGATGGCCAGTCGCAGGGGGGTCGAGCCTTCCGTGCTGCTGGACGAAATTCTTGCGGTCCAGGCCATTCCCGAACTCATGGGTCCTGACGACATCGCCGGCACCTTCGTCTTCCTTGCGTCGCCGCTGGCCAAGTGCATCACGGGTCAAAGCATCGTGGTGGACAACGGCGAGCTGCTGCATTGA